The DNA region TCAATATTTCCTGTCCGAATGTAAAATGTGGAGGGATTGCTTTTGGTTCTGATCCCCATATGGCGGCAGAAGTGACGAGAGCCGTAAAAAGAAATACTGATTTGCCTGTCATCATGAAACTGTCTCCCAATGTGACGGATATAGTTTCTATAGCCAGAGCGGTAGAAGATGCTGGGGCGGATGCAGTGTCGCTCATAAATACGCTTCTTGGTCTTGCAATTGATGTCAAAACGCGGAGGCCGATACTTGGTAATGTGACTGGCGGATTATCAGGCCCTGCGATAAAACCTGTGGCGCTTCGTATGGTATGGCAGGTGGCACATGCTGTTCACATCCCTGTTTGTGGAATGGGGGGGATCATGACTGGTACTGACGCAGTGGAGTTTATGATGGCCGGTGCGGATACTGTGCAGGTGGGAACAGCATCATTGGCAAGTCCCTATGCAATTCCAAAGATCACTGATGAATTACGTATGTGGTGTGAAAAAAATAATATTTCTGATGTAAATAGCATAGTAGACACGTTACAAGTCTGAAAGAGGTGACAGAGGGATATCTTTGCCACCTCTTTTGATAGGCTAAAATATAAATTTATTTTGATGATATATTACACATGGACATCATATGTAGAGGAAATTATGGAAAAGTCATATTTGGTGTAGATGAAGTTTTCTTCCGCAATGAACAGATATTTTAATGTACCTATGAAAACGGTTCTTCGTCAAAACTTACGTGGAATTTCCATAAGAGAGAAGATCGTGATGTTACCCATATCACTGAAGGATAAATTACTTCCGACAGGAATACCGTATAGAATAGAGGAAATTAAAATTTTATACTGAGAAAAACGCTATACTAATTATTCAACACTATTCTTGTTGATACATGATATATAAGGGAGATTAATTTTATAAAATATCAGGAGAATAAAGTATATGTTTTATATGCGGGGAACATATAAGTTCCTGTACTTTTGCTATGTTCGGGTTTAGATGATAAAATAATAAAATAAGTTTTTATAGGTGTGGGATATCAGAATGAGCCAATTTCTTACTCACGTATATGGACAGGAAAAATTAAAAAGGGAGCTGAAGCTTTTGATGGAAAATCATAGGTTACCGCATACTATGATTTTTTACGGTGATGATGGGCTGGGAAAAACAACAGCTGCTTTTGATTTTGCAGATTTTCTCACGGGGGCATCTGAAAAAATATGGGTGGAAATTAAAAAGATAAAAAGCAGTAAAAATGAAAAGCTTCTGGAAAATCTGAAAGGAGACCGTGTTTGGTATATCCGGCCGATGGGAATGGAACTTAAAATTGACCAGTTCCGCGCCTTTATGGAGGAAATGGCTTCCTTTGATGAAAAATTGCGTGTATGTATTATTGATGATGCGCAGAAAATGAACCAATACGCGGCGAATTCTTTCCTGAAAACCTTGGAAGAACCGGTAGAAAATCTATATTTTATTCTTGTTACTTCTGATATAAATGCACTTTTACCGACGATTGTTTCACGAGGGGAAAGATTTCCTTTCTTTCCGTTAATGGAAAATGAGTTTTATTACTTAGTGGAGACAGTGGCTGAAGAATTTAATTTTGACGGGACAGTAGGGAAGGAAACAGCGTTCAAGGTTTCTGAAGGTAATCCTGGCGTTGCTAAAGATCTTTGTGGTGAAAAAGGGATGATGCAGTTGGACGTGGCCATGAGGTTTTGGGAAACAGTCACAACATCTTCAACAGCATTTTCTTCTTTATCCGCATGGACATTTAAGGAACGGGAGGATTTTTTGGTTTTGCTTCGATGGGTTATTATCATCGGACGGGATCTCATGATTGGCGCTGAAACTACCGATGATCAGCTGGAGAAATGTATGCAATGGTCTGATCGGGAGAAACGGCTGTTGAAATATTGGACTGACGGCCGTGCGATAGAGGCATTAGCTGTCTTGCAAAAAGCAGAATCGGCGTGCCGGCGTTATATCTCTACTAAAAATATATGGGATATGATTTTAATTCAATTACAGCACATACAGAAAGGCGATTATATATT from Dialister invisus DSM 15470 includes:
- a CDS encoding dihydroorotate dehydrogenase, which codes for MSTDLNVNFLGIRMKTPIIAASGTFGFGVEYKDYMDLSQIGAISCKGIAITPWDGNEGVRIAETPSGILNCIGLENPGTNVFKKRYLPELKKYDVPVICNIVGKNPEEYGMVAKALSVEGVDAFEVNISCPNVKCGGIAFGSDPHMAAEVTRAVKRNTDLPVIMKLSPNVTDIVSIARAVEDAGADAVSLINTLLGLAIDVKTRRPILGNVTGGLSGPAIKPVALRMVWQVAHAVHIPVCGMGGIMTGTDAVEFMMAGADTVQVGTASLASPYAIPKITDELRMWCEKNNISDVNSIVDTLQV
- a CDS encoding ATP-binding protein, whose protein sequence is MSQFLTHVYGQEKLKRELKLLMENHRLPHTMIFYGDDGLGKTTAAFDFADFLTGASEKIWVEIKKIKSSKNEKLLENLKGDRVWYIRPMGMELKIDQFRAFMEEMASFDEKLRVCIIDDAQKMNQYAANSFLKTLEEPVENLYFILVTSDINALLPTIVSRGERFPFFPLMENEFYYLVETVAEEFNFDGTVGKETAFKVSEGNPGVAKDLCGEKGMMQLDVAMRFWETVTTSSTAFSSLSAWTFKEREDFLVLLRWVIIIGRDLMIGAETTDDQLEKCMQWSDREKRLLKYWTDGRAIEALAVLQKAESACRRYISTKNIWDMILIQLQHIQKGDYILWNR